A window from Leifsonia shinshuensis encodes these proteins:
- a CDS encoding YlxR family protein, whose protein sequence is MEPVRTCVGCRSRAPRSSLLRIVAQNSELVVDPSATLPGRGAWLHPVDECLDLALKRRAFGRALRVNGELGTATIRSQFIRTG, encoded by the coding sequence ATGGAACCCGTCAGAACCTGCGTCGGATGCCGTTCTCGCGCTCCCCGGTCCTCACTTCTGAGGATCGTCGCCCAGAATTCGGAACTCGTGGTGGATCCTTCCGCCACTCTTCCCGGGCGGGGTGCGTGGCTGCATCCGGTCGACGAGTGTCTCGACCTCGCCCTGAAACGGCGTGCCTTCGGGCGTGCTCTTCGGGTGAACGGGGAACTCGGCACCGCGACCATCCGGTCGCAATTCATAAGAACAGGCTGA
- a CDS encoding A/G-specific adenine glycosylase, producing the protein MHDFAATVVAWYHANRRDLPWRRDGFTPWGTLVSEFMLQQTPVSRVIPRLEEWLTRWPTPADLAAVPPGEAVRAWKSLGYPRRALWLHSAAVAITERHGGVVPEDVDALLALPGIGDYTARAVAVFAYGNRHPVVDTNIRRVIARAVDGQAEPGPPSRRDLTAMEALLPEDRPASAAFNAGMMELGAIVCVARTPRCDECPLAAQCAWRRAGYPPYEGPRKATQKRYEGSDRQVRGRILAELRAAHVPVTDAELEGVWPDAAQRDRALAGLLADGLAVAAEGGYTLP; encoded by the coding sequence ATGCACGACTTCGCCGCGACGGTGGTGGCCTGGTACCACGCCAACCGGCGCGACCTGCCGTGGCGGCGCGACGGGTTCACCCCGTGGGGAACCCTGGTCAGCGAGTTCATGCTGCAGCAGACGCCGGTGAGCCGCGTCATCCCGCGGCTCGAGGAATGGCTGACCCGCTGGCCGACTCCCGCCGACCTCGCCGCCGTCCCGCCGGGCGAGGCCGTACGCGCGTGGAAGTCACTGGGCTACCCGCGCCGCGCCCTGTGGCTGCACTCCGCGGCGGTAGCCATCACCGAGCGCCACGGCGGTGTCGTGCCGGAGGACGTGGATGCGCTGCTCGCGCTGCCCGGGATCGGCGACTACACCGCACGCGCCGTCGCCGTCTTCGCGTACGGCAACCGGCATCCGGTCGTCGACACGAACATCCGGCGCGTCATCGCCCGGGCGGTCGACGGCCAGGCGGAGCCCGGCCCGCCGAGCCGGCGCGACCTCACCGCGATGGAGGCGCTGCTCCCGGAGGACCGGCCGGCCTCGGCGGCCTTCAACGCGGGGATGATGGAGCTCGGCGCGATCGTGTGCGTCGCGCGGACCCCGCGTTGCGACGAGTGCCCGCTCGCCGCGCAGTGCGCCTGGCGCCGCGCCGGCTACCCGCCGTACGAAGGCCCACGGAAGGCGACGCAGAAGCGCTACGAGGGAAGCGACCGCCAAGTGCGCGGCCGCATCCTCGCCGAGCTGCGGGCGGCGCACGTGCCGGTCACCGATGCGGAGCTCGAGGGCGTCTGGCCGGATGCGGCGCAGCGCGACCGCGCCCTCGCAGGCCTGCTCGCGGACGGCCTCGCGGTGGCGGCGGAGGGCGGCTACACGCTTCCCTGA
- the rbfA gene encoding 30S ribosome-binding factor RbfA, translated as MADPARARKLADRIKEIIAKRLDRGLRDPRLGFVTITDVQVTGDLQHATVFYTVYGTEQEREDSAAALKAATGMLRSEVGKNITARLTPTLEFQLDAIPENAAHIEDLLREARQRDTEVAGLAAGAAYAGDEDPYVKPRSLDEDDDDADEDDDEE; from the coding sequence ATGGCCGATCCGGCACGCGCGAGGAAGCTCGCGGACAGAATCAAGGAGATCATCGCCAAGCGGCTCGACCGCGGGCTGCGCGACCCGCGGCTCGGCTTCGTGACCATCACCGACGTCCAGGTGACGGGCGACCTGCAGCACGCGACCGTGTTCTACACGGTCTACGGCACCGAGCAGGAGCGCGAGGACAGCGCAGCCGCCCTGAAGGCTGCGACCGGGATGCTGCGCAGCGAGGTGGGCAAGAACATCACGGCCCGGCTCACGCCGACGCTCGAGTTCCAGCTCGACGCGATCCCGGAGAACGCGGCCCACATCGAGGACCTGCTGCGGGAGGCGCGTCAACGCGACACCGAGGTGGCCGGTCTCGCCGCGGGCGCGGCGTACGCGGGCGACGAGGACCCGTATGTGAAGCCGCGGTCGCTCGACGAGGATGACGACGACGCCGACGAGGACGACGACGAGGAGTGA
- a CDS encoding DHA2 family efflux MFS transporter permease subunit, whose translation MSAPTASRTRAVPVWLAIVAASLPMFMATLDNLVVTSALPVIARDLSASIEELQWVVNAYTLSFATLMLMAVGLGDRLGRRSVFLAGIAVFTLASAASALATEPWMLIGARALQGAGAAALLPLSLTLLAGSVSARLRPAAIGIWGGISGLGVALGPLIGGAVVQGWNWQAIFWLNVPLGVIAVPLVLLALPNTFGERVRADVVGLLLAAPGVLGVVYAIVRGNDAGWGSAEVLIPLIAGSALLVAFVLWESRTTAPLLPLRLFRDRSFTVANLVGVTFSFGIFGAIFILIQFLQVVQGHTPLEAGVMTMPWTLAPMVVAPLTGLASSRTGTRLPVVVGLALLAIAMSWIALTLSATLPYSQMWPPFLLAGIGMGLVFAPSSTAVLANMRPADHAKASGTNSTLREVGVALGVAVLTAVFTGAGGTLTPTGYVDAAIPAVWVGAGVLGAATLIALALPSRRAAARAAAAVAAAEPAPVAEPAPVAALAAAEPIPLVAD comes from the coding sequence ATGTCCGCTCCCACCGCGTCGCGCACCCGCGCGGTGCCCGTCTGGCTGGCGATCGTCGCCGCCTCGCTGCCCATGTTCATGGCGACCCTCGACAACCTGGTCGTCACCAGCGCCCTGCCGGTGATCGCCCGCGACCTGTCCGCATCCATCGAAGAACTCCAGTGGGTCGTGAACGCCTACACGCTGAGCTTCGCCACGCTGATGCTCATGGCGGTCGGCCTCGGCGACCGGCTCGGCCGCCGGTCGGTGTTCCTCGCCGGGATCGCCGTCTTCACCCTGGCGAGCGCCGCGAGCGCCCTGGCGACGGAGCCGTGGATGCTGATCGGCGCCCGCGCATTGCAGGGTGCCGGAGCCGCCGCGCTCCTGCCGCTGTCGCTGACCCTGCTCGCCGGGAGCGTGAGCGCCCGCCTCCGCCCCGCCGCCATCGGCATCTGGGGCGGCATCTCCGGCCTCGGCGTCGCCCTCGGCCCGCTGATCGGCGGCGCCGTGGTGCAGGGCTGGAACTGGCAGGCCATCTTCTGGCTCAACGTGCCGCTCGGCGTGATCGCCGTGCCCCTCGTACTGCTCGCCCTGCCGAACACCTTCGGCGAGCGCGTCCGCGCCGACGTCGTCGGCCTGCTGCTGGCTGCGCCGGGCGTGCTCGGGGTCGTCTACGCGATCGTCCGCGGCAACGACGCGGGCTGGGGCAGCGCAGAGGTGCTGATCCCGCTTATCGCCGGCTCCGCCCTCCTGGTCGCGTTCGTGCTGTGGGAGTCGCGGACCACCGCGCCGTTGCTGCCGCTGCGGCTGTTCCGGGACCGCAGCTTCACCGTCGCGAACCTGGTCGGCGTCACCTTCAGCTTCGGGATCTTCGGCGCCATCTTCATCCTGATCCAGTTCCTGCAGGTGGTGCAGGGCCACACGCCGCTCGAGGCCGGCGTCATGACCATGCCGTGGACGCTCGCGCCGATGGTCGTGGCCCCGCTCACCGGACTGGCCTCCTCCCGGACCGGGACGCGCCTCCCCGTCGTCGTGGGCCTCGCGCTCCTCGCCATCGCCATGAGCTGGATCGCGCTGACCCTCTCGGCGACGCTCCCCTACTCGCAGATGTGGCCGCCGTTCCTGCTCGCCGGCATCGGGATGGGACTCGTCTTCGCGCCGAGCTCGACCGCCGTGCTCGCCAACATGCGCCCGGCCGACCACGCCAAGGCGTCCGGCACGAACTCGACCCTGCGGGAGGTGGGCGTGGCGCTGGGTGTCGCCGTCCTGACCGCCGTCTTCACCGGCGCCGGCGGCACGCTCACCCCGACCGGCTACGTGGATGCGGCGATCCCCGCCGTCTGGGTCGGAGCCGGGGTGCTCGGCGCCGCGACGCTGATCGCCCTCGCCCTGCCGAGCCGCCGCGCGGCCGCCCGGGCCGCCGCCGCGGTCGCGGCGGCCGAGCCGGCGCCCGTCGCCGAGCCGGCGCCCGTCGCCGCCCTCGCGGCCGCCGAGCCCATCCCGCTCGTCGCCGACTGA
- a CDS encoding cell wall-binding repeat-containing protein, with translation MNTPRDEANPVIRRTLRLLLASALAATAIAAAQAAQPVVAPASAASVAWSQFGNGPSHTGVNAAETQIIPSTVGALTPLFTATLPGVSDGPPVEQPGVATAGGTRDLLFTTTKDGWITATDATTGAEVWKHQNGPGSCKINNGSTTCYTTSSPAVDPSGAYVYSYGLDGKVHKYATGSGAETTSGGWPEVATVKPYDEKSSPALTIVTTGGHTYLYVANGGYPGDRGDYQGHVTTIDLGTGAQRVFNTLCSNLTGHIAAGGCANVQSAVWARPSVVWDAGTQRILFSTGNSVFDGTRNFGDTVLAINPDGSGANGGPVDSYTPSNYASLNAADLDLGSTAPQVVAPPAGSNLTHLAVQSGKDAKIRLLNTANLSGQGHPGATGGELQSIDVPQGGQVLTQPANWVDGAGTSWVFIANNSGISALKLQSTNGTPSLVPVWQQATAGTTPIVAGGVLFYLSRNGVRALNPATGAQLWTDSAGASGLHWQSPIVVNGRLYFTDGGGKLRAYALPASAQKVGRLAGVDRFGTSAAVSAATYPANAPVAYVASGLQFPDALSGSPAAARAGGPMLLVQPGAVPPAVQTELQRLHPAKIVVLGGPNSIADSVLTQLKSYTTGTVTRVSGGDRYDTSAAVSSATATTGPAVAYVVSGESFPDALAAGALAARTAGAPLLLTAGSWIPAPTVTELQRLAPKSIVVVGGPAAVSDAVLNGLKAYTTGSVTRVSGSDRFATAAAAAGAFPAGTASAFVASGVDFPDALSASAAAGTSGAPLLLTLGGAVPDGVAAQLSRLGPTHIALIGGDSVVSDGVQAALGAYVK, from the coding sequence ATGAACACACCTCGCGATGAAGCGAACCCCGTCATCCGGCGCACTCTGCGCCTCCTGCTCGCCAGTGCCCTGGCCGCGACGGCCATCGCCGCCGCCCAAGCCGCGCAACCCGTGGTCGCACCGGCATCGGCCGCGTCGGTCGCCTGGAGCCAGTTCGGAAACGGCCCCTCGCACACCGGTGTCAACGCCGCGGAGACCCAGATCATTCCGTCGACGGTCGGCGCGCTGACCCCGCTGTTCACGGCGACCCTCCCGGGCGTCTCGGACGGTCCGCCGGTCGAGCAGCCCGGCGTCGCGACCGCCGGCGGCACCCGCGACCTGCTGTTCACCACGACGAAGGACGGCTGGATCACCGCGACCGACGCCACCACCGGCGCGGAGGTGTGGAAGCACCAGAACGGTCCGGGCTCGTGCAAGATCAACAACGGCAGCACCACCTGCTACACCACGTCCTCGCCGGCCGTCGATCCGTCCGGCGCCTACGTGTACAGCTACGGTCTCGACGGCAAGGTGCACAAGTACGCGACCGGCAGCGGAGCCGAGACGACGAGCGGAGGCTGGCCCGAGGTCGCCACGGTCAAGCCCTACGACGAGAAGAGCTCCCCCGCTCTCACCATCGTCACCACCGGCGGGCACACGTACCTGTACGTCGCGAACGGCGGCTACCCCGGCGACCGCGGCGACTACCAGGGGCATGTGACCACCATCGACCTGGGGACCGGTGCGCAGCGGGTGTTCAACACGCTCTGCAGCAACTTGACCGGGCACATCGCCGCGGGCGGCTGCGCGAACGTGCAGTCGGCGGTGTGGGCGCGCCCGAGCGTGGTGTGGGATGCGGGCACCCAGCGCATCCTGTTCTCCACGGGCAACTCGGTCTTCGACGGCACGCGCAACTTCGGCGACACGGTCCTCGCCATCAACCCGGACGGCTCCGGCGCGAACGGCGGCCCCGTCGACAGCTACACGCCGTCGAACTACGCGAGCCTCAACGCCGCCGATCTCGATCTGGGAAGCACGGCCCCGCAGGTGGTCGCCCCTCCCGCGGGCTCGAACCTGACCCATCTCGCCGTGCAGAGCGGCAAGGATGCGAAGATCCGCCTGCTCAACACCGCGAACCTGAGCGGGCAGGGTCACCCGGGGGCGACGGGAGGCGAACTCCAGTCCATCGACGTCCCGCAGGGCGGCCAGGTGCTCACCCAGCCCGCGAACTGGGTGGACGGCGCGGGCACCTCCTGGGTGTTCATCGCCAACAACAGCGGCATCTCCGCGCTCAAGCTCCAGTCGACCAATGGCACTCCCTCCCTCGTGCCGGTCTGGCAGCAGGCGACGGCGGGTACGACCCCGATCGTCGCGGGCGGCGTGCTGTTCTACCTCTCGAGGAACGGCGTCCGCGCGCTGAACCCCGCGACCGGGGCCCAGCTCTGGACGGACAGCGCGGGCGCGAGCGGTCTGCACTGGCAGAGCCCGATCGTCGTCAACGGCCGGCTCTACTTCACCGACGGCGGCGGCAAGCTCCGCGCCTACGCCCTCCCCGCGAGCGCTCAGAAGGTCGGGCGCCTGGCGGGAGTCGACCGCTTCGGCACGAGCGCCGCCGTCTCCGCGGCGACTTACCCGGCCAACGCGCCCGTCGCCTACGTCGCGTCCGGGCTGCAGTTTCCGGATGCGCTGTCCGGCTCCCCGGCCGCCGCGCGGGCCGGCGGTCCCATGCTGCTCGTACAGCCGGGCGCCGTGCCACCGGCCGTCCAGACGGAGCTGCAGCGACTGCATCCCGCGAAGATCGTGGTGCTCGGCGGCCCGAACTCGATCGCCGACTCCGTCCTGACGCAGCTGAAGTCGTACACGACCGGAACGGTGACGCGCGTGAGCGGCGGCGACCGGTACGACACCAGCGCGGCCGTCTCGAGCGCGACGGCGACGACCGGTCCGGCCGTCGCGTACGTGGTGTCGGGAGAGTCGTTCCCGGACGCGCTGGCCGCCGGCGCCCTCGCCGCCCGGACGGCCGGAGCGCCCCTGCTGCTGACCGCGGGATCGTGGATCCCCGCGCCGACGGTCACGGAGCTGCAACGGCTCGCGCCGAAGTCGATCGTCGTGGTCGGCGGGCCGGCCGCCGTGTCGGACGCGGTGCTGAACGGGCTGAAGGCGTACACGACCGGGTCGGTCACCCGCGTGAGCGGATCCGACCGGTTCGCCACCGCGGCCGCCGCAGCCGGCGCGTTCCCGGCGGGGACCGCCTCGGCGTTCGTCGCATCCGGCGTCGACTTCCCCGATGCGCTGTCCGCCTCGGCTGCGGCGGGCACGAGCGGCGCCCCGCTCCTGCTGACCCTCGGCGGAGCCGTGCCCGACGGCGTGGCCGCGCAGCTGTCGCGTCTCGGTCCGACGCACATCGCGCTCATAGGCGGCGACAGCGTGGTCAGCGACGGCGTGCAGGCGGCGCTGGGCGCGTACGTGAAGTGA
- the infB gene encoding translation initiation factor IF-2, translating into MAAKPRVHEVASELGVDSKVALAKLKEMGEFVKGPSSSIEPPVARKLRAALEAEGHSGSAKPAGEKATATAPKAPSQAPRPAAPRPPQAPVAEDAAAGPKPQAPMSVAERQAAAEKAAAEKAAEKAAASKAGAETKPETPDAVKPAAPRPGGGSIPRPSAPRPGNNPYSSNQGMGQRTPRPGNNPFSSSQGMGQRPSPGNIPRPTPPRPGSPRIGAPGQGGGNRPGPRQGGGGGRPGFQQRPGTGGGAGAGAGGGFQRPGGGFGGPRPGGGGGRGRGPGGGTAGAFGRGGGKSKARKSKRAKRQEFEMREAPSLGGVTVPRGDGSTVIRLRRGASISDFADKIDANPASLVTVLFHLGEMATATESLDEATFEVLGEELGYKIQVVSPEDEDKELLEGFDIDLDAELEGESDEDLEIRPPVVTVMGHVDHGKTRLLDAIRNANVVAGEAGGITQHIGAYQVWTEHEGIERAITFIDTPGHEAFTAMRARGAQVTDIAILVVAADDGIMPQTIEALNHAQAANVPIVVAVNKIDKPDANPAKVRQQLTEFGLVAEEYGGDVMFVDVSARNDIGIQDLLDAVLLTADAGLDLRANPNKDARGVAIEAKLDKGRGAVATVLIQSGTLRVGDAIVAGTAYGRVRAMADENGEAVFEAAPSRPVQVQGLSSVPRAGDVFLVTEEDRTARQIAEKREAAERNAQLAKARKRISLEDFTRALEEGKVEALNLIIKGDVSGAVEALEESLMKIEVDESVSLRILHRGVGAITESDIDLATIDNAIVIGFNVRPDVKARERAAREGVDVRFYSVIYNAIEDIENSLKGMLKPEFEEVQSGVAEIREVFRSSKFGNIAGVIVRSGTITRNAKARVIRDGVVVGDNLAIESLRRFKDDVTEVRTDFEAGIGLGKYNDIQIGDEIETTELREKPRV; encoded by the coding sequence GTGGCTGCAAAACCACGCGTACACGAGGTCGCGAGCGAGCTCGGCGTCGACAGCAAAGTCGCGCTCGCGAAACTCAAGGAGATGGGCGAGTTCGTCAAGGGACCGTCCTCCAGCATCGAGCCTCCGGTAGCCCGCAAGCTGCGTGCCGCCCTCGAGGCCGAGGGACACTCCGGCTCGGCCAAGCCGGCCGGTGAGAAGGCGACCGCGACGGCTCCCAAGGCGCCGTCGCAGGCTCCGCGCCCCGCCGCGCCGCGCCCGCCGCAGGCCCCTGTGGCGGAAGACGCCGCGGCAGGCCCGAAGCCGCAGGCGCCGATGTCGGTCGCCGAGCGTCAGGCCGCGGCCGAGAAGGCCGCCGCCGAGAAGGCGGCTGAGAAGGCCGCCGCGAGCAAGGCGGGAGCCGAGACCAAGCCGGAGACGCCCGACGCGGTCAAGCCGGCCGCGCCCCGCCCCGGCGGCGGGAGCATCCCGCGCCCGAGCGCTCCGCGCCCGGGCAACAACCCGTACTCGTCGAACCAGGGGATGGGCCAGCGCACTCCGCGCCCCGGCAACAACCCCTTCTCGTCGTCGCAGGGCATGGGCCAGCGGCCCTCGCCCGGCAACATCCCGCGTCCCACCCCGCCGCGTCCCGGCTCGCCGCGTATCGGCGCTCCCGGCCAGGGCGGCGGAAACCGTCCCGGCCCGCGTCAGGGCGGCGGCGGCGGACGTCCCGGCTTCCAGCAGCGCCCCGGCACCGGCGGCGGTGCGGGAGCAGGCGCCGGCGGCGGCTTCCAGCGCCCCGGTGGCGGCTTCGGCGGACCGCGCCCCGGTGGCGGCGGCGGCCGTGGTCGTGGCCCGGGCGGCGGCACGGCCGGCGCGTTCGGCCGCGGTGGCGGCAAGAGCAAGGCACGCAAGTCGAAGCGCGCGAAGCGTCAGGAATTCGAGATGCGGGAGGCCCCGTCGCTGGGCGGCGTGACCGTTCCCCGCGGCGACGGCAGCACCGTCATCCGGCTGCGCCGTGGCGCCTCGATCTCCGACTTCGCCGACAAGATCGACGCGAACCCCGCGTCGCTGGTCACCGTCCTCTTCCACCTGGGAGAGATGGCGACCGCGACCGAGTCGCTCGACGAGGCCACCTTCGAGGTGCTCGGTGAAGAGCTGGGCTACAAGATCCAGGTCGTGTCGCCGGAGGACGAGGACAAGGAGCTCCTGGAGGGCTTCGACATCGACCTCGACGCGGAGCTGGAGGGCGAGTCCGACGAGGACCTCGAGATCCGGCCCCCGGTCGTCACGGTCATGGGCCACGTCGACCACGGAAAGACGCGCCTCCTCGACGCCATCCGCAACGCGAACGTCGTCGCGGGCGAGGCCGGCGGCATCACCCAGCACATCGGTGCGTACCAGGTGTGGACGGAGCACGAGGGCATCGAGCGTGCCATCACCTTCATCGACACCCCGGGTCACGAGGCGTTCACCGCCATGCGTGCCCGTGGTGCGCAGGTCACGGACATCGCGATCCTCGTGGTCGCGGCGGACGACGGCATCATGCCGCAGACCATCGAGGCGCTGAACCACGCCCAGGCGGCGAACGTGCCGATCGTGGTCGCGGTCAACAAGATCGACAAGCCGGACGCCAACCCGGCCAAGGTGCGCCAGCAGCTCACCGAGTTCGGCCTGGTGGCTGAGGAGTACGGCGGCGACGTCATGTTCGTCGACGTCTCGGCCCGGAACGACATCGGCATCCAGGACCTGCTCGACGCGGTCCTGCTGACCGCCGACGCCGGTCTGGACCTCCGCGCCAACCCGAACAAGGACGCCCGCGGTGTCGCCATCGAGGCGAAGCTCGACAAGGGCCGCGGCGCCGTGGCGACCGTGCTCATCCAGTCCGGAACGCTCCGGGTGGGCGACGCGATCGTGGCGGGCACCGCCTACGGCCGCGTCCGTGCCATGGCCGACGAGAACGGCGAGGCCGTCTTCGAGGCAGCCCCGTCGCGTCCGGTCCAGGTGCAGGGTCTCTCCAGCGTCCCGCGCGCCGGCGACGTCTTCCTCGTCACCGAGGAGGACCGCACGGCCCGGCAGATCGCCGAGAAGCGCGAAGCCGCCGAGCGCAACGCCCAGCTGGCCAAGGCCCGCAAGCGCATCTCGCTCGAGGACTTCACCCGCGCTCTGGAAGAGGGCAAGGTCGAGGCGCTCAACCTCATCATCAAGGGCGACGTTTCCGGTGCCGTGGAGGCGCTGGAGGAGTCGCTCATGAAGATCGAGGTCGACGAGTCGGTGTCCTTGCGCATCCTGCACCGCGGTGTGGGTGCCATCACCGAGTCGGACATCGACCTGGCCACGATCGACAACGCGATCGTGATCGGCTTCAACGTCCGCCCGGACGTGAAGGCGCGCGAGCGTGCGGCCCGCGAGGGTGTGGATGTGCGCTTCTACTCGGTCATCTACAACGCCATCGAGGACATCGAGAACTCGCTCAAGGGCATGCTCAAGCCCGAGTTCGAAGAGGTCCAGTCCGGTGTCGCCGAGATCCGCGAGGTGTTCCGCTCCTCGAAGTTCGGCAACATCGCCGGTGTCATCGTCCGCTCCGGGACGATCACGCGAAACGCCAAGGCGCGGGTCATCCGCGACGGCGTCGTGGTGGGGGACAACCTCGCCATCGAGTCGCTGCGCCGGTTCAAGGACGACGTCACGGAGGTCCGTACGGACTTCGAGGCCGGTATCGGTCTCGGCAAGTACAACGACATCCAGATCGGCGACGAGATCGAGACGACCGAGCTTCGCGAGAAGCCGCGCGTCTAG
- a CDS encoding 2-dehydropantoate 2-reductase yields MRIGVIGTGAIGGTIAALLDRVGHLVEVTARGAQLEAIRADGLRLDGGWGTHTARVAAAETLRTGPELAFLCTKAQDAAAAIRANADLLDGITVVVVQNGLAGLREAQQLLPGSDCVGALALYAASFLSPGRVSVTTTANTYLGAGDGPPPAAAVEAARILDAAMPAFAIDNFTGAQWTKLIVNQINALPAITGLSAQEVIGDRRLRAVLTASLQEATRIGYARGVRYGSIQGLDDRLLRVVARAPRWAAQGVPLLMRRRMGSTPNPGSTLQSIRRGQLTEIDYLNGAVVDEARAAGQDAPINAALTALVHEVERTGAFLTPAEVAERMRPLIS; encoded by the coding sequence GTGCGAATCGGCGTGATCGGAACCGGGGCCATCGGCGGCACGATCGCGGCGCTGCTCGACCGGGTCGGGCACCTCGTCGAGGTGACCGCGCGCGGCGCGCAGCTGGAGGCCATCCGCGCCGACGGTCTACGGCTCGACGGCGGCTGGGGCACCCACACAGCGCGGGTCGCCGCGGCGGAGACCCTGCGGACCGGGCCGGAGCTGGCGTTCCTGTGCACGAAGGCGCAGGATGCGGCGGCCGCGATCCGCGCCAACGCCGACCTCCTCGACGGCATCACGGTCGTCGTGGTGCAGAACGGCCTCGCTGGTCTGCGCGAGGCCCAGCAGCTCCTCCCCGGCTCCGACTGCGTCGGCGCGCTGGCCCTGTACGCCGCGAGCTTCCTCTCCCCCGGACGCGTCTCCGTCACCACCACCGCCAACACGTATTTGGGCGCCGGCGACGGCCCGCCGCCGGCCGCGGCGGTGGAGGCCGCGCGCATCCTGGACGCCGCCATGCCCGCGTTCGCGATCGACAACTTCACCGGCGCCCAGTGGACCAAGCTCATCGTCAACCAGATCAACGCGCTCCCTGCGATCACCGGGCTGAGCGCTCAGGAGGTCATCGGCGACCGCCGGCTGCGCGCCGTCCTGACGGCGAGCCTGCAGGAGGCGACGCGCATCGGCTACGCGCGCGGCGTCCGCTACGGCAGCATCCAGGGCCTGGACGACCGGCTACTGCGCGTCGTCGCCCGCGCACCGCGCTGGGCGGCGCAGGGCGTCCCGCTGCTGATGCGCCGCCGGATGGGCTCCACGCCCAACCCGGGCTCGACCCTGCAGAGCATCCGCCGCGGCCAGCTCACCGAGATCGACTACCTGAACGGCGCCGTCGTCGACGAGGCCCGCGCGGCCGGGCAGGATGCGCCGATCAACGCGGCGCTCACGGCGCTCGTCCACGAGGTGGAGCGCACGGGCGCCTTCCTCACCCCGGCCGAGGTCGCCGAGCGGATGCGACCTCTGATCTCCTGA
- a CDS encoding helix-turn-helix domain-containing protein, with protein sequence MTDRNNERIPSAERRVQILEAASRVFGERGYFGATTDQIAREAGISQPYVVRMFGGKENLFVGVLSRSLERLLVAFTDTIEQWKADGSPEGPDSPEGPSAVTPAGVHGEIGRRLGLAYVNLIEDRGLLLSLMQAFSMGQDPTIGGKARDGFLTIYRLLREGAGFSPEESRSFLAEGMLLNTLLGLRMTDEYDTDPAAKELIECTFRTKLQLVLDVSATEGARA encoded by the coding sequence GTGACGGACAGGAACAACGAACGGATCCCCTCGGCCGAACGCCGGGTGCAGATCCTCGAGGCCGCGAGCCGCGTGTTCGGCGAACGCGGCTACTTCGGCGCGACCACCGACCAGATCGCGCGCGAGGCGGGGATCAGCCAGCCCTACGTGGTGCGGATGTTCGGCGGCAAGGAGAACCTGTTCGTCGGCGTGCTCTCGCGCTCCCTGGAGCGGCTGCTCGTCGCCTTCACCGACACGATCGAGCAGTGGAAGGCGGACGGGTCGCCGGAGGGCCCCGACAGTCCGGAGGGCCCGTCGGCGGTGACGCCGGCGGGGGTGCACGGCGAGATCGGCCGCCGCCTCGGCCTGGCGTACGTCAACCTGATCGAGGACCGCGGCCTCCTGCTGTCCCTCATGCAGGCGTTCAGCATGGGCCAGGACCCGACCATCGGCGGCAAGGCGCGCGACGGGTTCCTGACCATCTACCGCCTGCTGCGCGAAGGTGCGGGGTTCTCGCCGGAGGAGTCGCGGTCGTTCCTGGCCGAGGGCATGCTGCTCAACACGCTGCTGGGCCTGCGGATGACCGACGAGTACGACACCGACCCGGCCGCGAAGGAGCTCATCGAGTGCACCTTCCGCACCAAGCTGCAGCTGGTCCTCGACGTGTCCGCCACCGAAGGCGCTCGCGCATGA
- a CDS encoding YciI family protein, giving the protein MYAVTFYDADPDAGPEHFQRLVDTYPRHHAYLQEFATCGDVLMIGTFGEPATQGSMAIFRSREAAERFLAGDPFMTEGLVHSHRILDWDPLVFPAQGSV; this is encoded by the coding sequence ATGTACGCCGTCACGTTCTACGACGCCGACCCGGATGCGGGTCCCGAGCACTTCCAGCGGCTGGTCGACACCTACCCCCGCCACCACGCGTACCTCCAGGAGTTCGCGACGTGCGGCGACGTGCTCATGATCGGCACCTTCGGCGAACCGGCCACGCAGGGATCCATGGCGATCTTCCGCTCGCGGGAGGCGGCGGAGCGGTTCCTCGCGGGCGATCCGTTCATGACGGAGGGGCTGGTGCACAGCCACCGCATCCTGGACTGGGATCCGCTGGTGTTCCCCGCTCAGGGAAGCGTGTAG